A window from Montipora capricornis isolate CH-2021 chromosome 7, ASM3666992v2, whole genome shotgun sequence encodes these proteins:
- the LOC138057970 gene encoding galactosylceramide sulfotransferase-like — translation MIPKRFFRCVVGLVIFNSTLFIAVLFYKLPAYSFEKTSLVKRGLYSSEPSLATTATKSNGCTPRKNVVFLKTHKTGGSTLSNILNRFGDRNNLVFVVPTQKYNRLGWPWFFHEKFMIHYNKTKPNILCSHARYNREVLERIMPNDTIYVTILRDPVEHFESTFSYMAFDEILGISNETDALEAFFQNPKDVLVNYLLTQDLRINSDRLKLIRNGMFYDLGLESKDFDNTLNIHRAIRKLDEEFDLVLITEYFEESMVMLKNLLCWETQDIAHFHLNQRRESEKRNISFQLVNRIKQWNNADTALYKYFTEAFLQKLNEQSADFLRDVNDLKGSNAAMRDICLEPVSEKSEDYQDVDIKGFKIRQNLTEPLKTTCDKMTWNEIRFLGYFRYKQKRLLTSAKKPNPWSLVTKALLNFLGFH, via the exons ATGATCCCTAAACGATTTTTTAGATGTGTCGTAGGCCTTGTTATTTTTAACAGTACCTTATTCATAGCCGTTCTCTTTTATAAGTTGCCCGCATACTCGTTTGAGAAAACCTCTCTGGTAAAACGAGGACTTTATTCTTCCGAACCAAGTCTGGCCACAACTGCCACCAAGTCAAACGG TTGCACACCTAGAAAGAATGTGGTTTTCCTCAAGACACACAAAACGGGCGGGAGCACCTTATCTAACATTTTAAACCGATTTGGAGACAGAAACAACTTGGTGTTCGTTGTTCCAACGCAGAAATATAATCGCCTTGGTTGGCCATGGTTTTTCCATGAAAAGTTCATGATtcattacaacaaaacaaaacccaacattctttgcagtcacGCACGTTATAACCGAGAGGTCCTGGAAAGAATCATGCCGAATGACACCATTTATGTAACTATTCTGCGAGACCCGGTGGAACATTTCGAATCAACTTTCTCGTACATGGCGTTTGATGAAATTCTGGGAATTTCAAACGAGACGGATGCCTTAGAAGCATTCTTTCAAAACCCTAAGGACGTTTTAGTGAACTATTTATTGACACAAGACTTGAGGATAAATAGTGATCGTTTGAAACTGATACGAAATGGGATGTTCTATGACTTGGGATTGGAGAGCAAAGATTTTGACAACACATTAAATATCCATCGTGCCATTCGAAAGCTTGATGAGGAGTTCGATTTGGTGTTGATAACGGAGTATTTCGAGGAATCAATGGTTATGCTAAAAAATCTGCTTTGTTGGGAAACACAAGACATAGCACATTTCCACTTAAATCAAAGACGCGAATCTGAAAAAAGGAATATCTCATTTCAGTTAGTTAACAGGATAAAACAATGGAACAATGCTGATACGGCATTGTATAAATATTTCACGGAAGCTTTCTTGCAGAAACTAAACGAGCAAAGTGCGGATTTTTTGCGTGACGTAAATGATTTGAAAGGAAGCAACGCGGCGATGAGGGATATCTGCCTTGAACCGGTCTCTGAGAAGAGCGAAGATTATCAAGATGTGGACATCAAGGGTTTTAAAATTCGTCAAAACTTGACAGAGCCGTTGAAGACAACGTGCGACAAAATGACATGGAATGAAATTAGATTTCTTGGCTATTTTCGATACAAACAAAAGAGGTTGTTAACTTCGGCCAAGAAACCAAATCCATGGTCTTTGGTGACAAAGGCGTTGCTAAATTTCCTGGGTTTTCACTAG